TAAGCGTTTTTAATCTGGcttttagaatcatagattcatagaatctattcgggttggaaaggacccttaaaggccatctggaCTGACTTCCCTGTGGTGAACAGGAACACACGtagctccatcaggtgcttaGAGCCCTGCCTGGTCTGAACATGGGTGTCTGcggggatggggcacccactgcctctctgggcaacctgtgccagtgcttcactacccccactgtaaaaagctttttccttatatccaatctaaatctcttcccctttttgaaaacatttccccttgtcctttccCTTTAGGagctcttcttttctccctgctccctgACACCATTAGGAATAGGCTTTGTAGCACTCCCAGAAAGCTGTaggagctgctgcctgaagGAAAGTCATTAAATATCATGAGGCTAGTGCTAGAAATACAAAAACTATCTTCATTTATGTTGTTAATGATCCACAGATCTCCCTGTTCTTGCCCCAGACCGGCTATCCCAACACACTAGCACACTGTGCTTCCTCCACGTTAAGGTGTGAGCATTTGAACAAGAGATTCCTACAAagcacccagcccagccacCTGTGCAAACTACAACTATTAGTTTAATTAAAAGGCAGGAGAAGCCCAAGTGCTCAGGtttatttttgctctctttGTCTGCCCCTTGCTGGCTTGTCTGCTGAAGCACCTTGTGGGAGAAGAGGGTGTGCTGCTTCCCACCAGCTCCTGAACAACAATTCACTCTGGCAGTCCCAAGTCTGAGTTATCAGTACCCACATCCTGGCATGAGACCAAAGGAAGCCTAACCCACgtcagcagaagctgctgtgctaCAACGCACTGCTCCAGCCTGCCCTGTACCCAGCCCTCAATCTCTGTTGCTGGATGCCACGGAATAGCAGCAGAGCCAAGGGGCAGTGCAGAGGCAGGGTTTATATCCTAGCCTCTCCCTACCAGCAATAAGGTTTAAGGTTCATTGGTTTCTGCTCACCTCTCAACTCTGGCACCACTCTCTGGGAGCTGCCGGCTCGCCTGCCTGAGTTTcgcttttcttttcctgcagcaagGAGGCAGCCAGGGAGGAAGGAGCATTCTCATCTGTTGAGGCTGTTCACATCCTCTGCGACCCCTGTGTAGGAAGGGACGAAGACTACATACAGGTAACTCTTTCCTCTGCCTTGTATGGCTGCACCTGTCTCCTCCCAGCCACCTCTTCCCCCAGACCCATCAGATTTGCCTTCCCACCAGAAAGCAGCTCCTGATTATGGCCATAAAGGCATCCTGCTCTCTAAATCCCCAGCCAGAGTGGGGGgtctctgcttcctgctggctTATTTCTCTCCACCTGTGTGATTAACGATCTCAGCTCAGAGGAGACTGCATAAAGAAATCAGCACTATGTCACTCCTGTGGTGTTTACACACGGAAGTGTTTGTGCAGCTCAGGTTTTTGTGTCCCCTGGTAAACTTTGCTTAAGAGCGCTCGTACACCAAGTGACTGCCACTGAGCTGaatgacagcagcaggaaagtGGGGAGGCAGTGTGCTAGCACCACCTGGGGCAAAAAGACCTCCTGTCCCAAACTTGCAGGCCCAGGCACTGCAGAATTACAGCACCTGGGTAGAAACACGCTCTACATTCACAGGAATGTATTgtagttggaagggacctttaaagaccTTCCAgttcagctcccctgcaatgaacagagatggctacagctccatcaggtgctcagagccctgagCCAAGCTCAACCTGTAACACTGGCGACCTGCTTTTTCCAAGGAGCCTCTACATCTCTGCAGAAGTTCAGCAAACACCTTGCATAGTTTGGAGAGTCTCAGCTATACGTGGTGCTCTGCGAggccaggggttggactcatGGATTTTTCTGAGGCATTGTCAACTACAAATATTCTGATTTATGATTctacttgttttgctttcttgccaTTCTCCTTAGGTGAAAAGAGAGTAGCACCCCCTGCACCCTCtcaagatggaaaagaaattgtttgGCAAAGCTTCCCATCCCTAATAGCTGTTTTCTTGTAGGAGaagtttgaaaggaaaatttcCTGCGATTGCAGTAATTGTTGAGTGAGCTTTATTCAAGCATCGGTGCAATCTTCTGGGGTTAAACTGAGAGAGCGCTTGGGGGCAATTTAAGAAGCAGCCACATGAAATAATGAGAAACAGAGTTTATAAGATAGATGAAATTCATGCAGCTTCTTGTGAAGACAGTTTGTGTTGATTATGGGGGCAAACAGGTGgggaacagagaaaaattaaaggCCCGAAGCCCGCCAGATTGCAGGGGAGAAACTGTGAAATGAAGGGGCAGGCAGAATGCAGAAACAAGGGGCTTTTGTAAGAGGAGGGAGCCATGGGGGGCTGGGAGAAGGCATGGGGTGTGAACCCACTGCTCAGGGCTGCACTATGGGAGGGTTAGATTGGACATTGGGAAGAATCTCTTCACAGAGGGGGTGGTCAGGGATTGGAAAGGGCTGCCAACCTGGAGTGTGACACGCACCCGCAAGCTCTCCAGGGGTAAGGCTTGGGGCCACCACTGTTATTCTGGGCTCCTCTCTCAACCCATGTGATAGAGACACGCTGGGTGGTGCAATAGTCATGAGGCTTCTCCAGCTTTGGTGCCCCATGTTGCTTAATTCCTGTTAAGGATGGTGTTTGTAATGCAGCCAGAGGCACACAGAGATCCTTGACTATATCTCAGAAGGTATGAAATCTCTCCATAGCAAGCCACTGTTTCTGTTCACTCTCATGGCAACGCACCAACTTGATGTGCTGCTGCCACTAAGCCCAGCCAGCCCTGGCAGCTTGCACTCAGCCCCTGGGCAGCATCCCTGGCAAGCTGGGAGTACCATCTCCTCCATCTCTGAActcacatccagcctggttaTCCCAGTGTAACTTTTAACCCAATCGCCCAATAAGTGCAGCGTGTAAGATATCCCAAGAAGGGGTGCTCAAGAGCAAGGCACTCTCTTAATTGATGTTTCTCTGTCTTCAGCTCTCCCCAGCATGTCCTTATGGAACCTTTCTGCATCTCAAAGGAGATGCATGCAACCAAATCTCCTTGTCTGCATGCAAGCATACCTCTCACATCAAATTTCTTCATAAAGATTTCCACTCTCTGCTCTTGACTAACTCATAGTCAAAGGCAGTGGCAGTTTGGCCCACATTTAATTCAGCCAAACATGCATCACACTGCCGCTGGTAGCGAGTTCGTTCTGGTGGGCCTGGGATCACAGCTGATGCATTCTGATGGAGTTGGTTTCCTTGCAGGACatggcacagccagcagtgccaggcagcTCCCTGGGGGATAACCGTCCCACTTACATCTACAAGATGGTCCTGCTGGGGAGCACGTCGGTGGGAAAATCAAGCCTTGCCTACCGATACGTGAAAAATGATTTCAAGGAGTCGCTGCCTACTGTGGGATGTAAGTGAGCAGCTtcattccatttctttctgcctcatGCTGTAAGCAGAGACAAATCCAAACCACAGAGGTTTGATTTTACCTCTGCCTGTTGCAGGCAGCTTAGCAGGAAAGCGAGGAAACCTGGGTTCCAAATCATACGGCCCCATCTGCCTTTTACATGTTTGGTCCCTTACACCTGTTTGGACACCTCAGAAGTGTCTCCTCAAGGTTCTTTGCCCAGGCGTGGGTCAGGAGCATATTGGAGCAAACCTCTTCCCCACTGTCCTGCTCTGCCAAGCCACgctgaacaaccccaggcagGGCATATATCAAAACTTGTGTGTGTCTGCCCAAAGATGCTAAAAAGGagggctgccagccctgcttgGTGACATGCTGTCCCTTCAAGTGTTGCCTATCACCAGTGCGTGGCCATGCTGTGAAACTGTTCAGGTTCAAATAGCCCTATTAAAAATTGCTGGGATCTCCTATCCTACTTTTagtcacagcagctgtgacaaCAGTGACGTTGGAATCAAACCAGACTCTACATTAGCACCATCTGAGCTGATTGGCTTGGGACACTTATTCGAAACCCATTCGATTCTATGCACCATAACATCGTCACTACCCCTCAAAGCAGCTTtgatcccacagcagcaggccAGAGCCTTCCAACACATATCTTGCAGGCTCCTTCTTCACACAGTTGATCCATCTGGAGACAGCCACCATCAAGCTGGAGATCTGGGACACAGCTGGCCAGGAGAAGTACCACAGTGTCTGCCACCTCTACTACCGCGGTGCCCACGCTGCACTCCTTGTTTACGACCTCACTAACAAGGTGAGATGGTGGATGCGGGTCCTGTCCACATCAAAACACTGCTATGTGGCAGTAGAGCTGATGGGACAGGCATCCGGATGTGTCCCTGATAGGGCAGAAAAGATCACAAACTGTAAGCAGATAAATGTCCCACTGGGATGCATCAGCAGCTACAGAGCCTGGGGGTTCCTACTACAGCTTTCCTGTACCTGCATCAGGGGTGGCTGTCCCTTTCTCTCCAGGAAACACTCAGCAGAGCGAAGCAGTGGCTGATTGAACTGGAGAAGGAGTTCCTTCCTGATGAAATTGTCATTGCTTTGGTGGGCAACAAGAAAGACCTGGCTGAGGAACGGGAGGTTGCAACAGAGGTGAGCGCACACCACATCCCCACTGCAAGCATTGAGACATACCCTAGCATACCTTTGCTTCCCAAGGGGGgtccctcctgctctgccagATGGTTTCCCCATTGCTGAGTGGCATGCAGGAGCCCTGCCTTGTTCTCATGGGTCCCTTGGCACAGGGGaaataatactgtttttctcctcctagGATGGGGAAGAGTTTGCAAGGAGTAGAAGCCTGCTCTTCATGGAGACGTCTGCAAAATCCAACCACCAAGTAAATGAAATCTTTATGGCCGTAGGTAAGGTGTGGAGGGGCTCCAGGTGAAAACCAAAGCGGGTAAACCGTGGGTAAACCTCCCCCAAACCTTCTGTGCATGATggggcacagcagagctgctctgtcccCGGTCTGATGCCATGTCCTCACACCAgtgtggctgctctgctctacCTCTTTGCTATCAGAATATTTGGGGAAGACAATGGGCTCTTCCTGCCCATACTTCCAGGCTACAGCTGCCTTCTCCCCAAATCCCAGCCAGCCAGCAAGGCCTGCTTTGCAGCTTGCATCCCTCCTGCCAGGCTGGAGGTGGCAGTGGCTGTGGTGGCACAGCACCTCGTGACACAGGACAGACAGCTCCATGCCAAGATGCAGCGTTAGAGGTGCATAGATCAAAGCCACTATGTTTTTTGAGTTTGGTAGCTGATCTGGGCATATATACCTGACCTGACCTGTGTCCCCAGTACATCTGTCCTCCAAGTGACATCACCATTCTGGCTAGAAGTTGCTGGGTAGTACCTGGCACCAGTGGGGTGGGACAGAGCAAGCAGGTGCATCCTAACATGCATTGGCTGGCCCTGTGCCCTGGCAAGAGAGGTGATGCCCTGTGACTTTGTGCTCCCCATCAGCCCAAGAGCTCCTGCGGCATGAAGGCGAGAAGGCAGCCATCCCATCCACGGGCAGTGGGCAGCGCTTGGACCTGCATGCAAACGGGACAAGGAGAGGGTGCTGCCATGTCTGAGGAGCCACTGGCTCCCCACAGGATGTGAGACTGGACTTTGTGCTATTTGCATCAGCAGCCAAGGGGTAACAACACAGCCAATATGTAGCAATGATTTTCTACCTGTCTTCTGCAAGTGAATGCATGCAGTGCGTGCAGACCCTCAGCAGGGTCCTATGATGGTGTTCTCCGAATGACGAGTGGGGATGTCTCCTGCCAAGAAGCAACCCAGCTGGGCACATCCCCCTGCCCCAGCCATGCATCAGCTTTCCCCAGACTCAAGAGAGTTTGGCATATGGAGCACAGCCCAATGACTTTAATACTTGACTGCCAATAAAGAGCAGCTCATCTTAGCCacatccttttttcttccctttgtgtgCCAATATGCGGGAGGATTGGAGGTGGCAATGACCAGAGCGTGGCACTATAGGGAGCTCTCCCCTCCTGCCCGCCATACACCAGCACTCTCAGAACTGCTTCCCCACACTAAGTGTGTGGGATCCTTCcagctgcttcctcctcctgccaaaCCCCCTCTGTTAATTAAGCAGCTAATTTGTTAGCTAATTGCCGCTTATCCCCTCCCTCCCAGATTAACCCTTCCCTCCCTAAGCAGCCCTGACCCTTGCTTCCCACATTTAGCTTGCCTTTGGGAACCACATCCATCCTTGCTCCAAACTGGGGAATGGGTAAAGCAGTGGAGGAGGCAGCTTGCGAGAGGGGTTGTCATGAAGTGAGGGCTGATCTGAGCTCTGAGGTGAGGTGGGGGGTTTGGTGCTCTTGGGGGTGCTGACACACTGTGGGAATCCCAGAGGATTTGCTTgtagaaagagaggagaggctCCAGAGCTTAATTTTAGGTGATACCAACACCACCAGGGCTCATGCCTTGTCCCACCCCAAGCTCCCCACGCACCAGGTTTTGGAGCAGAGAGACAGGGCCAGGTagtaggagagaaaaaagggcTTTTTATTGGTGTCCCCCATCTTCAGCTCAGACACTTCGCTGCTCCCGGGGGGGTTGGGTGTGTGGGGGAACACAGACAGGGTGCAGGGCAGCTCCCCTAGGTTGGGTATTTTCCCCCAGCGCTCGCCGTCGTCCGAATCGCCCCACGGGCCTGATGCCACGGCCGGTGTACCAGGAGGGGTCGATGTCTGGGTCTGCAAGGAAAGCGGCAAGGAACAGTCAGGGCAGTGAGGCAcgtggggaagaaagaaagggaccCACAAGGTAGAGAGGAGTGCTCggggct
This genomic window from Coturnix japonica isolate 7356 chromosome 7, Coturnix japonica 2.1, whole genome shotgun sequence contains:
- the PRLH gene encoding prolactin-releasing peptide, which gives rise to MKLGTTCLLCLLLTCMALPTACRLRERSMDIRSKESRNPDIDPSWYTGRGIRPVGRFGRRRALGENTQPRGAALHPVCVPPHTQPPREQRSV
- the RAB17 gene encoding ras-related protein Rab-17 isoform X1 — encoded protein: MAQPAVPGSSLGDNRPTYIYKMVLLGSTSVGKSSLAYRYVKNDFKESLPTVGCSFFTQLIHLETATIKLEIWDTAGQEKYHSVCHLYYRGAHAALLVYDLTNKETLSRAKQWLIELEKEFLPDEIVIALVGNKKDLAEEREVATEDGEEFARSRSLLFMETSAKSNHQPKSSCGMKARRQPSHPRAVGSAWTCMQTGQGEGAAMSEEPLAPHRM
- the RAB17 gene encoding ras-related protein Rab-17 isoform X2 — translated: MAQPAVPGSSLGDNRPTYIYKMVLLGSTSVGKSSLAYRYVKNDFKESLPTVGCSFFTQLIHLETATIKLEIWDTAGQEKYHSVCHLYYRGAHAALLVYDLTNKETLSRAKQWLIELEKEFLPDEIVIALVGNKKDLAEEREVATEDGEEFARSRSLLFMETSAKSNHQVNEIFMAVAQELLRHEGEKAAIPSTGSGQRLDLHANGTRRGCCHV